From Candidatus Pedobacter colombiensis, one genomic window encodes:
- a CDS encoding DUF6266 family protein has protein sequence MAITENGPGGNHKGKLGNIVYYMLNGKNVSREIGVTTKPPTELQLKSRLETKLSSLLLRRLLDFINIGFGVEAISARDNAFNQAVKSNKKNIIMGTYPNLKIAYDQLLVSKGPLKPVQNCQVMPTEAGLQYNWDTNPEMPWPEATDQVMMLAYFPKREKVFYTLFGNSRLSGSDVLEIPPSLQGEYMETYISFIAANRKQLANSTYMGSFNSDAPEDSQLKS, from the coding sequence ATGGCAATCACAGAAAATGGCCCAGGTGGTAACCACAAAGGTAAATTAGGTAATATTGTTTACTACATGCTCAATGGTAAAAATGTATCGCGTGAAATTGGTGTAACCACCAAACCACCTACCGAATTGCAGCTAAAATCCAGGCTAGAAACCAAATTGTCCAGTCTGCTACTGCGTCGTTTACTGGATTTTATCAATATCGGATTTGGTGTTGAGGCGATTTCGGCCAGGGACAATGCTTTTAATCAAGCTGTTAAATCCAACAAAAAGAATATCATCATGGGCACCTATCCTAATTTAAAAATTGCCTACGATCAGCTCCTGGTGAGTAAAGGACCACTTAAACCTGTCCAAAACTGTCAGGTGATGCCAACTGAAGCAGGCCTTCAGTACAACTGGGATACCAACCCTGAAATGCCCTGGCCGGAAGCTACAGATCAGGTGATGATGCTGGCTTATTTTCCGAAAAGGGAAAAGGTTTTTTATACACTTTTTGGTAACAGCAGATTATCCGGCAGTGATGTACTGGAAATTCCGCCTAGTTTACAAGGAGAATACATGGAGACCTATATATCGTTTATCGCTGCCAACAGAAAGCAACTGGCAAACAGCACTTATATGGGGAGTTTTAATTCAGACGCTCCTGAAGATTCACAATTAAAATCCTGA
- a CDS encoding DUF4180 domain-containing protein — protein sequence MNIEIHQTGETRIAEVVSDETLIKSTEEGLQLLVDLYYQDFDKIILQEQNISADFFDLKNGIAGEILQKFSNYRVRLAIVGDFSKYQRKSIKDFIYESNKGKQVNFVDSAEEAIARLTQ from the coding sequence ATGAATATAGAAATACACCAAACCGGGGAAACAAGAATAGCAGAAGTTGTTTCTGATGAAACCTTGATAAAAAGCACAGAAGAAGGATTACAGCTATTGGTTGATCTGTACTATCAGGATTTCGACAAAATCATCCTTCAGGAGCAAAACATTAGCGCCGATTTTTTTGACCTGAAAAATGGTATTGCAGGAGAAATCCTTCAAAAATTCTCCAATTACAGGGTACGTCTGGCTATTGTTGGTGATTTCAGCAAATACCAGCGTAAAAGCATTAAAGACTTTATTTATGAAAGTAATAAAGGCAAACAAGTGAATTTTGTAGATAGCGCTGAAGAAGCAATTGCAAGGCTAACACAGTAA
- a CDS encoding serine hydrolase: MNKILCWQLVLSFCVLTVYGQVKTRVSLAKDVNNIFEKWNKNESPGYAIGIVKGDKMIFSANYGLANLDYNLPITSSSAFDIASVSKQFTAACIALLIMDKKIDLETPAERFIPELAKYNDTIRIKHLLYNTSGIPDYPGLQRKNGLSWVTFNYFTIDECIRTSLANDTLSFKSGMKWDYCNVNFMLLTKIVEKVSGMPFSEFARLKLFEPLGMKHTLVNDDNTEIIPNRVTPYNPRNKAYVDAYNKEGIHVNQGSGWLQHPRNSPHYGGSGVVTSVNDFALWEVNFSTRKFGGNEFYDLMHLKLNFPHGRNNQAFGLYTEKYNGRTFWAWDGGDFGISSQAMYFPDKKIAIMVLSNMGNGNAAEKTIEIADVLIKTGLL, encoded by the coding sequence ATGAATAAGATTTTATGCTGGCAGTTAGTTTTATCATTTTGCGTCTTGACCGTCTATGGACAAGTTAAAACACGAGTATCACTCGCAAAAGACGTAAACAATATTTTCGAGAAGTGGAATAAAAACGAATCGCCTGGCTATGCAATTGGCATTGTTAAAGGGGATAAAATGATCTTTTCAGCTAACTATGGCCTTGCCAACCTTGACTACAATTTACCAATTACAAGCAGCTCTGCTTTCGATATTGCATCAGTCTCCAAGCAATTTACTGCAGCTTGTATTGCGCTGCTGATTATGGATAAAAAAATCGATCTGGAAACGCCAGCCGAACGTTTTATTCCCGAACTGGCAAAATACAATGATACGATCCGTATTAAACATTTATTATACAATACCAGCGGTATTCCGGATTATCCGGGGTTACAAAGAAAGAATGGTCTATCCTGGGTTACCTTTAATTATTTTACAATTGACGAATGTATCAGAACCTCTTTGGCGAATGATACCCTTAGCTTTAAGTCGGGAATGAAATGGGATTATTGCAATGTTAATTTTATGCTGCTCACCAAAATCGTTGAAAAGGTAAGCGGTATGCCATTTTCTGAATTTGCGAGGCTAAAGTTGTTTGAACCATTGGGTATGAAGCATACGCTTGTCAATGATGATAATACCGAAATCATCCCTAATAGGGTAACGCCTTATAACCCGCGCAACAAAGCATATGTAGATGCCTATAACAAAGAGGGTATCCATGTCAACCAAGGGAGTGGATGGTTGCAGCACCCGCGAAATTCTCCACATTATGGTGGCAGTGGTGTTGTCACTTCTGTTAATGACTTTGCCTTATGGGAGGTAAACTTTAGCACTAGGAAATTCGGAGGCAATGAATTTTATGATTTAATGCATCTTAAACTTAATTTCCCGCATGGACGTAATAACCAGGCTTTCGGTCTTTATACAGAAAAGTATAATGGTCGAACATTTTGGGCTTGGGATGGCGGCGATTTTGGTATCAGTTCACAGGCAATGTATTTTCCAGATAAAAAAATTGCAATCATGGTCTTGTCTAACATGGGTAATGGTAACGCCGCAGAAAAAACCATTGAAATTGCTGATGTATTAATTAAAACAGGCTTATTATAA
- a CDS encoding class I SAM-dependent methyltransferase, producing MKTAYSQKATNEEVKVRFDHDVERFSNLEDGQQTTIDAPLTMELCTEAAKYITPHAKELLDIGCGAGNYTLKMLSKIPELNCTLNDLSMPMLIRAKERAAEKTNGKITIIQNDMRNLNLPDNHFDIVLAAATFHHLRTDEDWELVFTKVYKALKPGGSIWISDLITHDFQQLNKLFQDKYRAYLEKLGGKEYAQKVFDYIDYEDTPRSLNYQLNLLNKVGFKTTEVLHKNSCFAAFGGIK from the coding sequence ATGAAAACAGCATATTCTCAAAAAGCTACTAACGAAGAGGTTAAGGTTCGGTTTGATCATGATGTTGAACGCTTTTCAAATCTTGAAGACGGACAACAAACCACCATCGACGCTCCACTTACCATGGAATTATGCACCGAGGCAGCAAAGTATATTACGCCTCATGCAAAAGAATTGCTTGATATAGGTTGTGGCGCAGGTAATTATACTTTAAAAATGCTTAGTAAAATTCCTGAATTGAATTGTACATTGAATGATTTGAGTATGCCGATGTTAATTAGAGCAAAAGAAAGGGCAGCAGAAAAAACAAATGGCAAGATAACGATCATACAAAATGATATGCGTAACCTTAATTTACCGGATAACCATTTTGATATTGTGTTGGCTGCTGCCACTTTCCACCATTTACGTACCGATGAGGATTGGGAGCTAGTTTTTACCAAAGTCTACAAAGCGCTTAAACCGGGTGGTAGCATCTGGATTTCTGACTTAATTACGCATGACTTCCAGCAGCTGAATAAGCTTTTTCAAGATAAATACAGAGCTTACCTCGAAAAGCTGGGTGGTAAGGAATACGCACAAAAAGTATTTGATTATATTGACTACGAGGATACCCCGCGTTCCTTAAATTATCAGCTTAATTTGTTAAATAAAGTAGGATTTAAAACCACGGAAGTACTGCATAAAAACTCTTGTTTCGCAGCTTTCGGTGGAATAAAGTAA
- a CDS encoding LysR family transcriptional regulator: protein MELRHLLYFKTVAEELHFTKAATRLFISQPPLSRQIKELEEELEVQLFTRNNKQVTLTDAGKYFKNEVDTIFAKLEESKHIVRQIHLSISGELKIGYISSVYQSHLAEILKAMRIEFPYIKTGLFEMPTVIQIEALEQGKLDVGILRAPVISEKLIVETLFFDPFVVVIPHSEQKFNTNKELADFLKKSPFIFFNKEFAPHYNHKLIEICKRMQFTPDITHEANNVNSILQLVEAGLGVSILPLSLKRQYDHLKVSFVELKDIPVNTEVVVAYKHTNRNPALKWFIDNYSNPKVVVPSI from the coding sequence ATGGAACTCAGACATCTTTTATATTTCAAAACTGTTGCAGAAGAATTACATTTTACAAAAGCAGCCACGAGGCTCTTCATTTCTCAGCCACCATTGAGTCGCCAGATTAAAGAATTGGAAGAAGAGCTGGAGGTACAATTATTTACACGTAACAATAAACAGGTTACCTTAACAGATGCCGGGAAATATTTCAAAAATGAGGTGGATACAATTTTCGCCAAATTGGAAGAAAGTAAACATATCGTTCGCCAAATTCATTTAAGTATCAGTGGCGAATTAAAGATTGGTTATATCAGTTCCGTTTATCAATCTCATCTGGCCGAAATTTTAAAAGCAATGCGTATAGAATTTCCTTATATAAAAACGGGATTATTCGAAATGCCAACTGTAATCCAAATAGAAGCTTTGGAGCAAGGGAAATTAGATGTAGGTATTTTAAGAGCGCCTGTTATTTCCGAAAAACTAATTGTGGAGACCCTATTTTTTGATCCTTTCGTAGTGGTCATTCCGCATTCAGAACAAAAATTCAATACAAATAAGGAATTGGCCGACTTTTTAAAAAAGAGCCCGTTCATTTTCTTTAATAAAGAATTTGCGCCTCATTATAACCATAAGCTAATAGAGATTTGTAAACGAATGCAATTTACACCGGATATTACGCATGAAGCGAATAATGTGAATTCCATTCTACAGTTGGTAGAAGCGGGGCTTGGTGTGTCGATATTACCACTTTCACTTAAAAGGCAATACGACCATTTGAAAGTCTCATTTGTCGAATTAAAAGATATACCTGTAAACACTGAAGTGGTGGTTGCTTATAAGCATACCAACAGAAACCCTGCATTAAAATGGTTTATCGATAATTATAGTAATCCTAAGGTTGTTGTTCCATCAATATAA
- a CDS encoding DUF1800 domain-containing protein produces the protein MRTSAKVVCLFVFLFIATIFCTAFQKEQPGAKSAFPYKHAGLNKRQAAAHLLNRFTYGATPGQVDEVVAMGLENWFNKQLEGNLADDALRGRLSGYDAIQLSNTEVLREYPPGFVVVQMALKDSIISKDSVGKAVDKKAYNEKIQAYMASKGLKSDQDLYKQFISQHILRAAYTNNQLQEVMSDFWFNHFNVSFTKGECAQFIPAYERDVIRPNALGKFDQLLIASAKSPAMLYYLDNFTSQGAAAPVSQPAMGMMMAAEPPKNVPGLNENYAREVMELHTLGVDGGYTQSDVTQAARVLTGWTIYPISSTGYGSAMKGLVAKIGESNLAAKGFVHEGDFLFTPTRHDKGEKVVLGKRFEANGGYEEGVALLEMLAHHPSTANFISRKLAVRFVSDNPPASLIRKMAKTFTTQDGDIRQVLLTMVNSPEFWDTKALRQKTKSPFELAMSSVRAINADIQQPYQLFNWISRMGQRIYYYQAPTGFPDRGQYWINTGSLLNRMNFGLALSSGRIPGVVVNLAALNPQKETESAGNILASYSKMMLPEQKLDPAYKEVIPLLQAPAAAAATNNEMGKPAVVSQPAFVSNKFSGMDAVSGAEELNDKKKEVVPVANNNILAQVVGIIIGSPEFQRR, from the coding sequence ATGAGAACGTCTGCCAAAGTTGTCTGTTTGTTTGTATTTCTGTTTATCGCGACTATTTTCTGTACTGCTTTTCAAAAGGAACAGCCAGGAGCAAAATCTGCCTTTCCTTATAAACATGCAGGATTAAATAAACGGCAGGCTGCCGCACATCTTTTAAACCGTTTTACCTATGGGGCTACACCCGGACAAGTTGATGAGGTGGTGGCTATGGGACTTGAAAATTGGTTCAATAAACAGTTGGAAGGGAATTTGGCGGATGATGCACTTCGCGGCAGGCTGAGCGGTTATGATGCAATTCAATTGAGCAATACTGAAGTTCTGCGCGAATATCCTCCGGGTTTTGTAGTGGTGCAAATGGCGCTGAAGGACAGCATAATCAGTAAAGATTCTGTCGGAAAAGCTGTAGATAAAAAAGCTTATAATGAGAAGATACAGGCTTATATGGCCAGTAAAGGGCTTAAGTCTGATCAGGACTTGTATAAACAATTTATATCGCAGCACATTTTAAGGGCTGCATATACCAACAACCAGTTGCAGGAAGTGATGTCAGATTTCTGGTTCAACCATTTTAATGTTTCTTTTACCAAAGGAGAGTGTGCTCAGTTTATACCTGCTTATGAAAGGGACGTGATCAGACCAAATGCGCTTGGCAAATTTGACCAGCTGCTGATCGCTTCAGCAAAATCTCCTGCTATGCTTTATTACCTGGACAATTTTACCAGTCAGGGTGCGGCGGCCCCGGTCAGTCAGCCGGCAATGGGTATGATGATGGCAGCTGAGCCACCTAAGAATGTGCCGGGACTGAATGAAAACTATGCCCGCGAAGTGATGGAACTGCATACACTTGGTGTTGATGGCGGTTACACCCAATCGGATGTTACACAGGCTGCCCGGGTGCTAACCGGTTGGACCATTTATCCGATTAGCAGTACAGGTTATGGAAGTGCAATGAAAGGGCTGGTGGCTAAAATTGGAGAAAGCAACCTCGCCGCTAAGGGTTTTGTACATGAGGGTGACTTTTTGTTTACGCCCACCAGACATGATAAAGGAGAAAAGGTAGTGCTGGGAAAGCGTTTTGAAGCAAATGGTGGCTATGAAGAGGGAGTTGCGCTTTTAGAGATGCTGGCTCATCATCCCTCTACTGCTAATTTTATTTCCAGGAAACTGGCTGTACGTTTTGTAAGTGATAATCCTCCGGCCAGTCTGATCAGGAAAATGGCCAAAACATTTACCACACAGGATGGAGATATCAGACAGGTTTTGCTTACTATGGTAAATTCGCCTGAATTCTGGGATACAAAGGCTTTGAGACAGAAGACCAAATCGCCTTTTGAGTTGGCTATGAGTAGCGTTCGGGCCATAAATGCGGATATTCAGCAACCTTACCAATTGTTTAACTGGATTTCAAGAATGGGGCAGCGGATTTATTACTACCAGGCGCCGACTGGTTTTCCTGATAGGGGGCAGTACTGGATCAATACAGGATCTTTACTGAACCGGATGAATTTTGGATTGGCGCTAAGTTCCGGACGTATTCCGGGTGTAGTGGTAAACCTTGCTGCACTGAATCCTCAGAAGGAGACTGAAAGTGCAGGGAATATATTGGCTAGCTATAGTAAAATGATGCTACCTGAACAAAAGCTCGATCCGGCATATAAAGAAGTGATCCCATTGTTACAGGCACCCGCTGCAGCTGCTGCAACGAATAATGAAATGGGTAAACCAGCAGTTGTATCGCAACCTGCATTTGTATCTAATAAATTTTCGGGCATGGATGCGGTGTCGGGAGCAGAAGAACTGAATGATAAGAAGAAAGAAGTTGTTCCTGTAGCCAATAACAATATCCTGGCTCAGGTGGTGGGCATTATCATTGGGTCTCCTGAATTTCAAAGACGGTAA
- a CDS encoding aminotransferase class V-fold PLP-dependent enzyme, with protein sequence MNIAAQFPVLENYTYLNTAATGVLSRSIQQWRRDNDEEFIQLGSEFRIQQNVFFEDLRQHVARFFQGSSENTFLVQNFSIAFNTFLDGLSRDHRFLLIKSDYPSVNYPVECRGFSCAYAALDENLEQNILAQIEAFKPSVLAISLVQYINGIKIDLDFLKRLKNEYPDMLIVGDGTQFCGTERFNFKESGLDVLISSAYKWMLGGFGNGFMLIKDNVYKYLYQDRLKYPLPKEPFLNDKKMLSLCFEPGHLDTLNFGSLKQAILLLEEVGFDFIEERLRSIGEIAKKAFTDRGLLSSAVIQRASHSTIFNIPADIELIKRIYDANILVSPRGEGLRISFHFYNNEQDLERLLKVIDRN encoded by the coding sequence ATGAACATCGCAGCACAATTCCCCGTATTAGAGAACTATACCTATCTTAACACCGCCGCTACAGGTGTTTTATCAAGATCTATACAGCAGTGGAGGCGGGACAATGATGAAGAGTTTATCCAACTAGGAAGCGAATTTCGTATACAGCAGAACGTTTTTTTTGAGGACTTAAGGCAGCATGTGGCCCGATTCTTCCAGGGCAGCTCGGAAAACACTTTCCTTGTACAGAATTTCTCTATTGCATTTAATACCTTTTTAGATGGATTGTCTCGTGACCATAGATTCCTACTGATCAAAAGTGATTATCCATCTGTAAATTATCCTGTGGAGTGTAGGGGATTTAGTTGTGCCTATGCAGCACTGGATGAAAACCTTGAACAAAATATATTAGCTCAAATAGAAGCGTTTAAACCTTCAGTATTAGCCATAAGTCTGGTACAGTATATCAATGGCATTAAAATCGATCTGGATTTCCTGAAAAGATTAAAAAATGAATATCCGGATATGCTCATTGTTGGTGATGGAACTCAATTTTGCGGTACAGAAAGGTTTAATTTCAAGGAGTCAGGCCTGGACGTGCTCATCAGCAGTGCTTATAAATGGATGCTGGGTGGATTTGGCAATGGATTTATGCTAATTAAGGATAATGTGTACAAATATCTATATCAGGATAGATTAAAATATCCTTTACCTAAAGAACCATTTTTAAATGACAAAAAAATGCTGTCGCTTTGTTTCGAACCCGGCCATTTGGATACACTTAACTTTGGTAGCCTGAAACAAGCTATTTTGCTATTGGAAGAGGTTGGTTTTGATTTCATTGAAGAAAGACTCCGTTCTATTGGCGAAATCGCAAAAAAGGCTTTTACGGATAGAGGTTTACTTTCCAGCGCGGTAATCCAAAGGGCTTCACATTCTACAATATTTAACATACCAGCGGATATTGAATTGATAAAAAGAATTTATGATGCCAATATACTTGTTTCGCCACGTGGCGAAGGCTTAAGGATATCTTTTCACTTTTATAACAATGAACAGGATCTGGAGCGCCTTTTGAAGGTTATTGATAGAAATTAG
- a CDS encoding murein L,D-transpeptidase catalytic domain family protein: MRKCILGLWTPCVILLALTTIGWRSVKRIEEQKASVQPIAVQTTKTVNSDSLYNNYISKLYDSAKLSLSGLRIEVFERAVTGFYNLRNSGKLGGDKSVVTIADFDLKSTEKRLWIIDLNKKALVLNTWVAHGQGSGGDKAVNFSNASQSFKSSLGFYVTGEVYNGTHGRSLRLDGMDEGFNTNARKRSIVVHGANYVGPQTISALGRLGRSQGCPAVPQSEVKEVIDNISGGTVLFINSSDEHFNSKYLDETMMSTLKPWEGNENHV; the protein is encoded by the coding sequence ATGAGAAAATGCATTTTAGGGTTGTGGACGCCATGTGTAATTTTATTGGCGCTGACCACAATCGGCTGGAGATCAGTGAAAAGGATTGAAGAACAAAAAGCGTCGGTACAACCAATAGCGGTACAAACAACTAAAACCGTAAACAGCGATTCGCTTTACAACAACTACATTAGTAAATTGTATGATAGTGCTAAATTGAGCCTTAGCGGTCTTAGGATCGAGGTTTTTGAAAGAGCCGTAACTGGTTTCTATAACCTTAGAAATTCGGGCAAGCTTGGTGGAGACAAATCTGTGGTTACCATTGCAGATTTTGACTTAAAGAGTACTGAAAAACGTTTATGGATCATAGACCTTAATAAAAAAGCCCTGGTTTTGAATACCTGGGTGGCACATGGGCAGGGTAGTGGCGGTGATAAGGCCGTGAATTTTTCTAATGCCAGCCAGTCCTTTAAAAGTAGCCTGGGATTTTATGTGACCGGAGAGGTTTACAATGGAACGCACGGGCGTTCTTTAAGACTGGACGGAATGGATGAGGGCTTTAACACCAATGCACGAAAGCGTTCAATAGTGGTACACGGTGCAAATTATGTTGGACCACAAACCATTTCTGCCTTGGGTAGATTAGGTAGAAGTCAGGGATGCCCCGCAGTGCCACAATCCGAGGTTAAAGAAGTGATCGATAACATTTCAGGCGGGACTGTATTGTTTATCAATTCCAGTGACGAACACTTTAATTCCAAGTATCTTGATGAGACAATGATGAGCACATTAAAACCCTGGGAAGGAAATGAGAATCATGTATAA
- a CDS encoding VOC family protein produces the protein MKNSIYPCLTIRGKIAEAADFYIQTFGEGKISQTSAFVVQIELSGQKFMFLNDGPSSNPNAAISFMVISETPEETEAYWNKLIEGGSIFMPLNSYDWSPKYGWVQDKYGISWQLYTGSKADTPQKFCPTLMFTGENAGKAESAVNYYTQLFPNSNIQGIMKYSKEDKDNVDFVKHAQFKINDFIAMAMDSSAEHGFTFNDAISLVVECETQEEIDKYWDLLTTSGGNEVACGWLTDKYGVSWQIIPKSLGKLVTDPARSQRVMGALMKMKKLVIADLENA, from the coding sequence ATGAAAAATTCCATTTATCCTTGTCTAACCATCAGAGGTAAAATTGCTGAAGCAGCAGATTTTTATATTCAAACTTTCGGAGAAGGGAAAATCAGTCAAACCTCAGCATTTGTTGTACAAATTGAGTTGAGCGGACAAAAATTTATGTTCCTTAACGATGGTCCCTCTTCAAACCCCAATGCTGCCATTTCATTTATGGTGATCTCAGAAACACCTGAAGAAACAGAAGCATATTGGAATAAGTTGATTGAAGGTGGTAGTATATTTATGCCACTAAACAGCTATGACTGGAGTCCGAAATATGGCTGGGTACAAGACAAATATGGTATCTCCTGGCAATTATATACCGGAAGTAAAGCAGATACACCCCAAAAGTTTTGCCCAACTTTAATGTTTACTGGTGAAAATGCAGGCAAAGCTGAAAGTGCAGTAAACTACTATACACAATTGTTTCCCAACTCCAATATCCAGGGCATCATGAAATATAGTAAGGAAGATAAAGATAATGTTGATTTCGTGAAACATGCGCAATTTAAAATCAATGATTTTATTGCTATGGCCATGGATAGCTCAGCAGAGCATGGTTTTACCTTTAATGATGCCATATCATTGGTTGTAGAATGCGAAACGCAAGAAGAAATTGATAAATATTGGGACTTGTTAACCACCAGTGGAGGTAATGAAGTTGCCTGTGGCTGGTTAACCGATAAATATGGGGTAAGTTGGCAAATCATACCTAAATCGCTCGGGAAATTAGTTACTGATCCGGCCCGGAGCCAAAGGGTAATGGGTGCACTGATGAAAATGAAAAAGCTGGTGATTGCAGATCTGGAAAACGCATAA
- a CDS encoding SAM-dependent methyltransferase — protein MKLAEHVIRQIHDTGPISFHDFMEACLYHPEMGYYTSSPEIIGKNGDFYTSATLTPVFGAIVAKQLEEMWAYMGSTAFTIVEYGAGTGDLCRSILDHLKNNERMYKELRYCIIEKSPVMCNQEAKHLTEKVEWYNSIQEIKEINGCVLSNELVDNFAIHRVVMQDELMEVFVDHQNGFSETLYPASAKLRNYFSELNVDLPRGYCAEINLQALDWMAEIASALKSGYVLTIDYGCQNSELYKASKSQGTLLCYHKHAVNDSPYDHIGEQDMTCHINFSALAHWGAKNGLESCGLTNQGYFLMSLGFREQLIKSFVNERDISKAASQVAAISNTLLLDMGSKYKVLIQQKGIQAEKLSGLAYCI, from the coding sequence ATGAAACTTGCTGAGCACGTTATCCGGCAGATACATGATACGGGACCAATTTCTTTCCATGATTTTATGGAGGCCTGTTTGTATCATCCTGAAATGGGATATTATACATCAAGTCCGGAAATCATTGGAAAGAATGGTGATTTTTACACCAGCGCTACCCTTACGCCTGTATTTGGAGCAATAGTTGCAAAACAGCTTGAAGAAATGTGGGCATATATGGGTAGTACTGCTTTTACCATCGTAGAATATGGTGCAGGAACAGGCGACCTCTGCAGGTCTATCCTCGATCATTTAAAAAATAATGAAAGGATGTATAAAGAGCTGCGCTACTGCATCATTGAAAAAAGTCCCGTAATGTGTAATCAGGAGGCAAAACATTTAACTGAAAAAGTTGAATGGTACAATTCAATTCAAGAAATAAAAGAGATAAATGGTTGCGTGTTATCAAATGAACTGGTAGATAATTTTGCCATTCACCGTGTTGTTATGCAAGATGAGTTGATGGAAGTATTTGTTGATCACCAAAATGGTTTTTCGGAAACACTATATCCGGCAAGTGCTAAACTCAGAAACTATTTCTCAGAATTGAATGTAGATCTACCAAGAGGGTATTGCGCCGAAATTAATTTGCAAGCACTGGATTGGATGGCCGAAATTGCATCCGCACTAAAGAGTGGATATGTGCTTACCATTGATTATGGTTGCCAGAATTCGGAATTATACAAAGCCAGTAAAAGTCAAGGTACCCTCCTCTGCTACCACAAACATGCGGTAAATGATTCGCCCTACGATCATATCGGTGAACAGGATATGACCTGCCACATCAATTTTTCTGCCTTAGCACATTGGGGAGCAAAAAACGGATTAGAATCATGTGGACTTACCAATCAGGGATATTTTTTAATGTCTCTTGGATTTAGAGAGCAACTTATTAAATCTTTTGTTAATGAACGAGATATTTCCAAAGCAGCCTCGCAAGTTGCGGCCATAAGTAATACCCTCTTACTGGATATGGGAAGTAAATATAAAGTACTCATCCAGCAAAAAGGTATACAAGCAGAGAAACTATCCGGACTCGCCTACTGTATCTAA
- a CDS encoding Hsp20/alpha crystallin family protein, whose translation MALVKFNEKNNRDLMAPGFNNIFESFFNDSFISDRLTSRVPAVNISETDDQYHIELAAPGLKKDDFKVSLDNDVLTISVEKKSEHTETNKRYNRREYSYSSFVRSFSLPDTADDGKIEASYTDGVLTINAAKREESKRKSREISIK comes from the coding sequence ATGGCATTAGTAAAGTTTAATGAAAAAAACAACAGGGACCTTATGGCCCCTGGGTTTAACAACATTTTTGAATCATTTTTTAACGACTCTTTTATTTCCGATCGGTTAACTTCAAGAGTACCTGCCGTCAACATTAGTGAAACGGACGATCAATATCACATTGAACTAGCCGCTCCAGGCTTAAAAAAAGACGATTTTAAGGTTAGTCTGGACAATGACGTGCTGACTATTTCTGTAGAGAAAAAATCTGAACATACTGAAACCAATAAAAGGTATAACCGGAGAGAATATAGTTACAGCTCATTTGTACGCTCCTTTTCACTCCCGGATACAGCAGACGATGGTAAGATTGAAGCAAGCTATACCGACGGTGTGTTAACGATTAACGCAGCTAAAAGAGAAGAATCCAAAAGGAAAAGTAGGGAAATCAGTATTAAATAA